Proteins from a single region of Campylobacter sputorum:
- a CDS encoding cytochrome b, with product MSHIKKSTSLFDWFDQRLNIDKFWKVMVSEYWIPKNINFLWAMGVILLTLFILLFVTGLLLVMYYKPDAVVAFDSVNKTIMQEVEYGWLWRHIHAVAASVIFLILYIHTFTAVYYRSYKNGREIIWVSGILLFLIFSAEAFSGYMLPWGQMSYWAATVITQLFGGIPIIGEAVVEWIRGDYAVSDPTLTRFFMLHVCLLPVVIIVVIALHFYALRFPHVNNLDGEEIDFELEADKYLKGNTKEAKVIPFWPGFLAKDFMYVCIFMIFFFYLVGFQFSFAMDPINFDPASHLKTPPHIYPEWYFLWQYEILRGFFFDVGPLKAADIGLMAFAFSGVSLIFIPWLDRSSVVAPAHKNRAYFIWFWVLMIVLIALTIYGKLPADGVTFGISNTYIGFVLSISYITLLLVFLPLITIAERKRG from the coding sequence ATGTCGCATATAAAAAAATCTACAAGTTTATTTGATTGGTTTGATCAAAGATTAAATATAGATAAATTTTGGAAAGTTATGGTTAGTGAGTATTGGATACCAAAAAATATAAACTTCCTTTGGGCTATGGGTGTTATTTTGTTAACGCTTTTTATACTTCTTTTTGTTACTGGACTATTACTAGTAATGTATTATAAACCAGATGCCGTTGTGGCGTTTGATAGTGTAAATAAAACTATCATGCAAGAAGTTGAATATGGTTGGCTTTGGAGACATATACACGCAGTTGCCGCTTCTGTTATATTTTTGATACTTTATATTCATACATTTACTGCAGTTTATTATAGATCTTATAAAAATGGTAGAGAGATTATATGGGTTAGTGGTATACTTTTATTTTTGATATTTTCAGCTGAGGCTTTTAGTGGATATATGCTTCCATGGGGACAGATGAGTTATTGGGCAGCTACTGTTATAACTCAACTTTTTGGAGGTATTCCTATTATAGGTGAAGCAGTCGTAGAGTGGATAAGGGGTGATTATGCTGTAAGCGATCCAACTCTTACAAGATTTTTTATGCTTCATGTCTGTTTACTTCCAGTTGTAATCATAGTTGTAATTGCTCTACATTTTTATGCACTTCGTTTTCCACATGTAAATAATCTTGATGGAGAAGAGATAGATTTTGAATTAGAAGCTGATAAATATCTAAAAGGTAATACTAAAGAAGCTAAAGTTATACCATTTTGGCCAGGATTTTTAGCAAAAGATTTCATGTATGTTTGCATATTTATGATATTTTTCTTCTATTTGGTAGGATTTCAGTTTAGCTTTGCAATGGATCCTATAAATTTTGATCCCGCAAGTCATTTAAAAACACCTCCACATATTTATCCTGAGTGGTATTTTTTATGGCAGTATGAAATTTTGCGCGGATTTTTCTTTGATGTTGGACCACTTAAAGCTGCAGATATAGGACTTATGGCTTTTGCATTTTCTGGGGTTTCTCTTATATTTATACCTTGGCTTGATAGAAGCAGTGTTGTTGCTCCTGCACATAAAAACAGAGCATATTTCATATGGTTTTGGGTATTAATGATAGTTTTAATAGCACTTACTATTTATGGTAAGTTGCCAGCCGATGGAGTAACTTTTGGCATTAGCAATACTTATATAGGTTTTGTTCTTTCTATAAGCTATATAACATTATTGCTTGTATTTTTACCTCTCATTACTATAGCCGAAAGAAAAAGGGGGTAG